Proteins encoded by one window of Streptomyces sp. LX-29:
- a CDS encoding AraC family transcriptional regulator, whose amino-acid sequence MLERLNRAMEHIERHLDQDIEVGELARIAATSEYHLRRMFSALAGIPLSEYIRRRRLTLAGAEVLAGRETLLEIAVRYGYGSGEAFARAFRAMHGIGPGQARRTGAALSSQSRMAFRLTIEGSSSMRYRVVDKADFTVVGLRARVPLVHAGPNQAIMDFVRGIDPRVLERLEKLSDQEPHGIVAVCDDLDPSRAEGTELDYYHGVITSAAVPEGMTTLAVPAGAWAVFTTSGPVPQAIQDLWRDVFTEWFPSNPYRSRTGPEILRTRLSPDKTEADAELWLPVEPEHG is encoded by the coding sequence ATGCTGGAGCGGCTGAACCGGGCCATGGAGCACATCGAGCGCCATCTCGACCAGGACATCGAGGTGGGTGAGCTGGCTCGCATCGCGGCCACCTCGGAGTACCACCTGCGCCGGATGTTCTCCGCGCTCGCGGGCATACCGCTGTCGGAGTACATCCGGCGGCGTCGGCTCACCCTCGCGGGCGCTGAGGTACTCGCGGGGCGCGAGACGCTGCTGGAGATCGCGGTGCGCTATGGCTACGGCTCCGGCGAGGCGTTCGCGCGGGCGTTCCGCGCCATGCACGGCATCGGACCGGGCCAGGCCCGGCGTACCGGCGCCGCGCTCAGCTCCCAGTCCCGGATGGCCTTCCGCCTCACCATCGAAGGGAGCAGCAGTATGCGATACCGCGTTGTGGACAAGGCGGACTTCACCGTCGTCGGCCTCAGGGCCCGGGTACCCCTGGTGCATGCCGGGCCGAACCAGGCGATCATGGACTTCGTCCGCGGGATCGACCCGCGGGTCCTGGAGCGCCTGGAGAAGCTGTCGGACCAGGAGCCGCACGGCATCGTCGCGGTCTGCGACGACCTGGACCCCAGCCGCGCCGAAGGCACCGAACTCGACTACTACCACGGCGTGATCACCTCCGCGGCGGTCCCCGAGGGGATGACCACCTTGGCAGTCCCGGCCGGCGCCTGGGCGGTCTTCACCACCTCCGGCCCGGTGCCGCAGGCCATCCAGGACCTGTGGCGCGACGTGTTCACCGAATGGTTCCCGTCGAACCCGTATCGCAGCCGCACCGGACCTGAGATCCTGCGCACCCGCCTGTCGCCGGACAAGACCGAGGCCGACGCCGAACTGTGGCTCCCGGTGGAGCCCGAGCACGGCTGA
- a CDS encoding VOC family protein: protein MNTVNTSAPTFRYSAVTFDCPDPAELARFYGEVLGLPTAFSTDHFVLLGQEGAAGLGFNRLADYRRPTWPDPSQEKQAHIEIGVDDLDAAQARLLALGAVKPEFQPDPDRWRVLLDPAGHPFCISTLV, encoded by the coding sequence ATGAACACGGTCAACACCTCCGCACCCACATTCCGCTACTCGGCCGTCACCTTCGACTGCCCGGACCCCGCTGAACTGGCCCGCTTCTACGGCGAGGTCCTCGGCCTGCCCACCGCCTTCTCCACCGACCACTTTGTCCTGCTCGGCCAGGAGGGCGCGGCCGGACTGGGATTCAACCGGTTGGCCGACTACCGCCGTCCCACCTGGCCGGACCCTTCCCAGGAAAAGCAGGCCCACATCGAAATAGGTGTCGATGACTTGGATGCTGCCCAAGCCCGGCTCCTCGCCCTGGGTGCCGTCAAGCCCGAATTCCAGCCGGACCCCGACCGGTGGCGGGTCCTGCTAGACCCCGCCGGCCACCCGTTCTGCATCTCCACCTTGGTCTGA
- a CDS encoding YafY family protein, which translates to MISASARLLKLLSLLVARPLWTCAELADRMTVTERTVRRDIAKLRELGYAVESEPGPWGGYRLRAGSRVPPLILDDEEALAVAVGLREAALSGALGGDQAALSALLKLRQVLPQRIADRLGEMDAAFVHTPRPDEPQITPGMLLELAAACRQGERARLSYRDWEGRTTIRDVDPYRLVHTGRRWYFVARDVAQGQWRTFRADRVDRLQPTGLAVELIDPPDPALLVSRSVATGPYPLSATIRLPVSMNQALRLIPSTVGTHRPEGPDATIVDVGGPDADGLARYLLSLATPLRVLSPEAVRQALLRRTQELFEDNANGQPR; encoded by the coding sequence GTGATCAGCGCATCCGCCCGCCTGCTGAAATTGCTCTCCTTGCTGGTCGCCCGACCGTTGTGGACCTGCGCTGAGCTGGCCGACCGGATGACGGTCACCGAGCGCACGGTGCGGCGGGACATCGCCAAGCTCCGGGAACTCGGCTACGCCGTCGAGTCCGAGCCTGGGCCATGGGGTGGTTATCGCCTCCGTGCCGGATCACGGGTGCCGCCGCTGATCCTCGATGACGAAGAAGCACTCGCCGTGGCTGTCGGGCTGCGCGAGGCGGCGCTGAGCGGAGCTCTCGGCGGCGATCAAGCCGCACTGTCGGCGCTGCTGAAACTGCGGCAGGTTCTGCCGCAGCGGATCGCGGACCGGCTGGGGGAGATGGACGCCGCTTTCGTACACACCCCCAGACCCGACGAGCCGCAGATCACGCCCGGCATGCTGCTGGAACTGGCCGCCGCATGCCGCCAGGGCGAGCGCGCCCGCCTGTCGTACCGCGACTGGGAAGGAAGAACCACGATCCGGGATGTCGACCCGTACCGCCTCGTCCACACCGGACGCCGGTGGTACTTCGTCGCCCGGGACGTGGCGCAGGGCCAATGGCGGACCTTTCGGGCCGACAGGGTCGACCGACTACAGCCGACCGGGCTCGCGGTGGAACTCATCGACCCGCCCGACCCGGCGCTGCTCGTCTCCCGCTCCGTCGCGACCGGCCCCTACCCGCTCTCTGCGACCATCCGCCTCCCGGTGTCCATGAACCAAGCACTGCGGCTGATCCCATCGACTGTCGGTACCCACCGTCCCGAAGGCCCCGACGCCACGATCGTCGACGTCGGCGGTCCCGACGCAGACGGGCTCGCCAGGTACCTCCTCAGCCTTGCCACACCCCTGCGAGTCCTGTCCCCGGAGGCTGTACGGCAAGCCCTGCTGCGCCGTACCCAGGAACTCTTCGAGGACAACGCGAATGGTCAACCCCGGTAG
- a CDS encoding helix-turn-helix domain-containing protein produces the protein MLECTDGHAIAEVARRFRITADTVRTWRRRFLERRLDGLCDEPRPGVPRKTPTRMSSG, from the coding sequence GTGTTGGAGTGCACGGACGGTCATGCGATCGCGGAGGTCGCTCGGCGGTTTCGGATCACGGCCGACACGGTCCGCACCTGGCGTCGACGCTTCCTTGAGCGCCGGCTGGACGGCCTGTGTGACGAACCACGGCCCGGCGTCCCGCGGAAGACCCCGACGCGGATGTCGAGCGGCTGA